From the genome of Pseudomonas sp. FP453:
CGATGGCCACCGGATCATTGAAATCGGCTGTGTCGAACTGATGGGGCGGCGCCTCACCGGCCGTCACTTCCACGTCTACCTGCAACCTGATCGCGACAGTGACGAAGGCGCGATTGGCGTCCACGGCATCACCGACGAATTCCTCAAAGGCAAGCCGCGCTTTGCCGAAGTGGCCGATGAGTTTTTCGAGTTCATCAACGGCGCCCAGCTGATCATCCATAACGCGGCGTTCGACGTCGGCTTTATCAATAACGAATTTGCCCTGATGGGGGCGACGGATCGCGCGGACATTTCCAAGCACTGCTCGATCCTCGATACCCTGATGATGGCCCGTGAGCGCCACCCGGGTCAGCGCAACAGCCTCGATGCGTTGTGCAAACGGTATGGCGTCGACAACTCCGGCCGTGAACTCCACGGCGCCTTGCTCGACTCCGAGATTCTTGCCGACGTCTACCTGACCATGACCGGCGGGCAGACCAGCCTGTCCCTGGCCGGTAACGCCTCGGACGGCAGCGGCTCGGCGGAAGGCTCGGGCAACCGCCCTTCGGAAATCCGTCGCCTGTCGGCGGATCGCAAGCCCATCACCATCATCCGTGCCAGTGAGCAGGATTTGCTCGAGCATGCGCAGCGGCTGGAAGCGATCGCCAAGTCGGCGGGTGCGCCGGCACTGTGGACTCAGTTGACCGAGCAGTAACCAAATGTGGGAGCTGGCTCCCACACAAGCCTGTTCCTACAGTGGAATGGCAGTGCTTTCAAAATCTTCATTCGCGTCATCGCCCCCCAGCTTCTACCCTTGAGTGCATAGCCCTCAGGACTGCAAGCACTCATGTACAAAGACCTGAAGTTCCCAGTGCTTATCGTGCATCGTGACATCAAGGCCGACACCGTTGCCGGTGATCGGGTTCGCGGCATCGCCCGAGAGTTGGAACAAGAAGGCTTCAGTATTTTTTCCGCCGTGGACTACGCCGAAGGCCGGCTGGTGGCGTCCACCCATCATGGTTTGGCGTGCATGCTGATCGCCGCCGAAGGCGCCGGCGAGAATACCCACCTGCTGCAAAACATGGTCGAGCTGATCCGCCTCGCGCGGCTGCGGGCGCCCAACCTGCCGATCTTCGCCCTGGGTGAGCAAGTCACCCTGGAAAACGCGCCGGCCGATGCCATGAGCGAGCTCAACCAACTGCGCGGCATTCTCTATCTGTTCGAAGACACCGTACCGTTTCTCGCCCGCCAAGTGGCCCGCGCCGCCCGCACGTACCTGGATGGCCTGCTGCCGCCATTCTTCAAGGCGCTGGTGCAACACACCGCCGACTCCAACTATTCCTGGCACACCCCCGGCCATGGCGGCGGCGTGGCCTATCGCAAGAGCCCGGTGGGACAGGCGTTTCATCAGTTCTTCGGGGAAAACACCTTGCGTTCGGACTTGTCGGTGTCCGTGCCGGAGCTGGGTTCGCTGCTGGACCACACCGGCCCGCTGGCCGAAGCGGAAGCCCGCGCCGCGCGCAACTTCGGTGCCGACCATACGTTCTTCGTGATCAACGGCACGTCTACCGCGAACAAGATCGTCTGGCACTCCATGGTCGGGCGCGACGACCTGGTGCTGGTGGACCGCAACTGCCACAAGTCGGTGCTGCATTCGATCATCATGACCGGCGCGATCCCGCTGTACCTGTGCCCGGAGCGCAACGAACTGGGAATCATCGGCCCGATTCCATTGAGTGAATTCAGCCCGGAATCGATCCGCGCCAAGATCGACGCCAGCCCGCTGACCCGTGGCCGGCCGCCGAAGGTGAAGATGGCGGTGGTGACCAATTCCACCTACGACGGGCTGTGCTACAACGCCGAACTGATCAAGCAGCAATTGGGCAGCAGTGTCGAGGTGCTGCACTTTGACGAAGCCTGGTATGCCTACGCGGCGTTTCACGAGTTCTTCGCCGGGCGCTACGGCATGGGCACCTCGCGCACGCCGGATAGCCCGCTGGTGTTCACCACGCATTCCACGCACAAGCTGCTGGCCGCGTTCAGCCAGGCCTCGATGATCCACGTGCAGGACGGTGGCGCGCGCCAACTGGACCGCGACCGTTTCAACGAAGCGTTCATGATGCATATCTCCACCTCGCCGCAGTACAGCATCATCGCCTCCCTCGACGTGGCCTCGGCCATGATGGAAGGCCCGGCCGGGCGCTCGCTGTTGCAGGAAATGTTCGACGAGGCCCTGAGTTTTCGTCGCGCCCTGGCCAACCTGCGCCAGCATATCGCTGCCGAAGACTGGTGGTTCTCCATCTGGCAGCCGCCCTCTGTCGCCGGCATCGACCGCGTGGCGACGGCCGACTGGTTGTTGCACCCCGAGGATGATTGGCACGGCTTTGGTGACGTGGCCGAGGACTACGTCCTGCTGGACCCGATCAAGGTCACGCTGGTGATGCCTGGCCTGAATGCTGGCGGAGCGCTGAGCGATTGCGGGATTCCGGCTGCGGTGGTCAGCAAGTTCCTCTGGGAGCGTGGGCTGGTGGTGGAGAAGACCGGGCTGTATTCCTTCCTTGTGCTGTTTTCCATGGGGATCACCAAAGGTAAATGGAGTACGTTGCTCACCGAGCTGCTGGAATTCAAACGCAGCTACGACGCCAATGTCAGCCTTGCCAGTTGTTTGCCCTCGGTCTACGCCCAAGGCGTCGTGCGCTATCAGGGCCTGGGGTTGCGCGACCTGTGCAACCAATTGCACAGCTGCTATCGCAGCAACGCCACCGCCAAACACCTCAAGCGCATGTACACCGTGTTGCCGGAAATCGCGATGAAACCGGCGGATGCCTATGACCAACTGGTGAGGGGCGAAGTGGAGGCGGTTTCCATCGATGCCTTGCCAGGACGCATCGCAGCGGTGATGCTGGTGCCTTATCCGCCGGGCATTCCGCTGATCATGCCAGGGGAGCGCTTTACCGAGTCGACACGCTCGATCATCGACTACCTGGCATTTGCCCGTACGTTCGATAGCAGCTTCCCCGGCTTTGTCGCGG
Proteins encoded in this window:
- the dnaQ gene encoding DNA polymerase III subunit epsilon: MRSVVLDTETTGMPVTDGHRIIEIGCVELMGRRLTGRHFHVYLQPDRDSDEGAIGVHGITDEFLKGKPRFAEVADEFFEFINGAQLIIHNAAFDVGFINNEFALMGATDRADISKHCSILDTLMMARERHPGQRNSLDALCKRYGVDNSGRELHGALLDSEILADVYLTMTGGQTSLSLAGNASDGSGSAEGSGNRPSEIRRLSADRKPITIIRASEQDLLEHAQRLEAIAKSAGAPALWTQLTEQ
- a CDS encoding Orn/Lys/Arg decarboxylase N-terminal domain-containing protein translates to MYKDLKFPVLIVHRDIKADTVAGDRVRGIARELEQEGFSIFSAVDYAEGRLVASTHHGLACMLIAAEGAGENTHLLQNMVELIRLARLRAPNLPIFALGEQVTLENAPADAMSELNQLRGILYLFEDTVPFLARQVARAARTYLDGLLPPFFKALVQHTADSNYSWHTPGHGGGVAYRKSPVGQAFHQFFGENTLRSDLSVSVPELGSLLDHTGPLAEAEARAARNFGADHTFFVINGTSTANKIVWHSMVGRDDLVLVDRNCHKSVLHSIIMTGAIPLYLCPERNELGIIGPIPLSEFSPESIRAKIDASPLTRGRPPKVKMAVVTNSTYDGLCYNAELIKQQLGSSVEVLHFDEAWYAYAAFHEFFAGRYGMGTSRTPDSPLVFTTHSTHKLLAAFSQASMIHVQDGGARQLDRDRFNEAFMMHISTSPQYSIIASLDVASAMMEGPAGRSLLQEMFDEALSFRRALANLRQHIAAEDWWFSIWQPPSVAGIDRVATADWLLHPEDDWHGFGDVAEDYVLLDPIKVTLVMPGLNAGGALSDCGIPAAVVSKFLWERGLVVEKTGLYSFLVLFSMGITKGKWSTLLTELLEFKRSYDANVSLASCLPSVYAQGVVRYQGLGLRDLCNQLHSCYRSNATAKHLKRMYTVLPEIAMKPADAYDQLVRGEVEAVSIDALPGRIAAVMLVPYPPGIPLIMPGERFTESTRSIIDYLAFARTFDSSFPGFVADVHGLQHEDDGSGRCYTVDCIKG